The following proteins are encoded in a genomic region of Galbibacter sp. BG1:
- the pbpC gene encoding penicillin-binding protein 1C, with translation MDKRNTINPLYFFEYLWKKHRVKSVLILLFLFVYYFSLPKQLFESPTSTVIQSNDGKLLGAHIAEDEQWRFPANDSIPRKFKECILAFEDAHFYRHPGFNPISIAKALYTNLESGKIVRGGSTLTQQVIRLSRKGKNRTYFEKLIELVLATRLELRYSKDKILNLYATHAPFGGNVVGLEMASWRYFGVQASQLSWAESATLAVLPNAPALIYPGKNKKQLKQKRDRLLQKLFKTKVIDSLTFKLAVAEQLPAKPYPLPQLAPHLLALVDNRHAGEKVTTTIDYELQSSTNNIVKRHYEHLKQNQVFNAGVMVMDIESRKVLAYVGNTPTSGTHQKYVDVIQAPRSTGSILKPFLYAAMMDSGELLPNSLVADVPTQIAGYQPKNFDEQYSGAVPASEALARSLNVPAVRLLQEYGLEKFREQLNDFHQKDINKSANYYGLSLILGGAESNLWDLCRAYAGMAGTVTHFTETSSEYYKNEFAAPIILDKQQVNFGKKSLDKTVFDAGSFFLTLQALKEVNRPGEDAWKFFESAEDIAWKTGTSFGNRDAWAIGVTKKYLVGVWVGNADGEGRPNLTGINSAAPILFDVFNILPKTDWFPTPFDALTEVNICKNSGYLASPICPSTDMFVATAGKNYKVCPYHQLIHLDSKKQYRVNSSCYPLEDMVTEPWFKLPPLLEYYYTNSNANYKPLPEMLTGCKGATQEIMDFIYPKNRNKIILTKNFKGQTGEMICKIAHPKPNTVVFWYLDNSYLGKTTNFHEITMLPSEGVHTITVIDEEGNEKSIFIEVEKTS, from the coding sequence ATGGATAAACGTAACACCATAAATCCGCTTTATTTTTTCGAATATCTATGGAAAAAGCACCGCGTAAAATCAGTATTAATTCTGCTGTTTTTATTTGTTTACTATTTTTCCCTTCCGAAGCAACTTTTTGAGAGTCCCACTTCCACCGTAATCCAAAGTAACGACGGTAAATTGTTGGGGGCTCATATTGCAGAAGACGAACAATGGCGTTTTCCGGCAAATGATAGCATACCAAGAAAATTTAAAGAGTGTATACTCGCTTTCGAAGACGCCCATTTTTATCGGCATCCCGGGTTTAACCCTATTTCTATCGCTAAGGCGCTTTATACCAACCTGGAATCTGGGAAAATAGTAAGGGGCGGAAGTACTTTAACACAACAAGTGATAAGGCTTTCCAGAAAAGGAAAGAACCGTACCTATTTTGAAAAACTGATAGAGCTGGTTTTGGCAACACGGTTAGAACTTCGCTATTCCAAAGATAAAATTTTAAACCTTTATGCCACCCATGCGCCATTTGGGGGCAATGTAGTGGGATTAGAAATGGCTTCATGGCGTTATTTTGGAGTACAAGCTAGCCAACTTTCTTGGGCAGAAAGTGCTACATTGGCTGTTTTACCCAATGCCCCTGCACTTATCTATCCCGGGAAAAACAAAAAGCAATTGAAGCAAAAAAGAGATCGACTGCTTCAAAAATTATTTAAGACAAAGGTTATAGACTCCCTTACCTTTAAATTGGCAGTTGCAGAGCAACTCCCCGCAAAACCCTACCCCCTTCCGCAGCTAGCCCCCCATTTATTAGCTTTGGTTGACAACAGGCATGCAGGTGAAAAAGTTACGACCACAATTGACTATGAACTGCAATCAAGCACTAATAACATCGTAAAAAGGCATTATGAGCATTTGAAGCAAAACCAAGTGTTCAATGCAGGGGTTATGGTTATGGATATCGAATCCAGAAAAGTTTTAGCTTATGTGGGGAACACGCCTACTTCCGGTACTCATCAAAAATATGTGGATGTTATTCAAGCTCCGAGAAGTACGGGAAGTATTCTTAAACCATTTTTATATGCCGCTATGATGGATAGTGGCGAATTACTCCCAAATAGTTTGGTTGCCGATGTACCCACTCAAATAGCAGGCTATCAACCTAAAAATTTTGACGAGCAATACAGTGGCGCAGTTCCGGCAAGCGAGGCATTGGCAAGATCTCTAAATGTACCTGCAGTTCGACTTTTACAAGAATACGGACTTGAAAAATTTAGGGAACAACTTAATGATTTTCATCAAAAAGACATTAATAAATCTGCAAATTACTACGGCCTATCGTTAATACTGGGAGGTGCAGAAAGCAATTTATGGGATCTGTGCAGGGCGTACGCCGGAATGGCTGGAACAGTTACCCACTTTACCGAAACTTCCAGTGAGTATTATAAAAATGAATTTGCTGCGCCTATTATTTTAGATAAACAACAAGTTAACTTCGGGAAAAAAAGCTTGGATAAAACCGTTTTCGATGCCGGTAGTTTTTTTTTAACCTTGCAGGCATTAAAAGAAGTTAACAGACCTGGTGAGGACGCATGGAAATTTTTCGAATCGGCAGAAGATATTGCATGGAAAACTGGCACAAGCTTTGGTAACCGTGATGCTTGGGCCATTGGAGTTACCAAAAAATACTTGGTAGGGGTTTGGGTAGGAAACGCCGATGGAGAGGGACGCCCAAACTTAACAGGCATAAACAGCGCCGCTCCCATTCTTTTTGATGTTTTTAATATCCTGCCAAAAACAGATTGGTTTCCCACCCCTTTCGATGCACTAACCGAAGTAAACATTTGCAAAAACAGTGGCTATTTGGCTTCTCCTATCTGCCCATCAACCGATATGTTTGTTGCTACGGCTGGAAAAAATTATAAAGTCTGTCCCTATCATCAACTTATCCATTTAGATAGTAAAAAACAATACCGGGTAAATTCCAGTTGCTATCCACTCGAAGACATGGTAACCGAACCTTGGTTTAAACTACCTCCCCTACTGGAATATTACTATACAAATAGTAATGCCAATTACAAACCCCTACCTGAAATGCTTACGGGATGCAAAGGTGCCACCCAAGAAATAATGGATTTTATCTATCCCAAAAACCGTAACAAAATTATTCTTACTAAAAACTTTAAAGGGCAAACGGGCGAAATGATATGTAAAATTGCCCACCCTAAACCAAATACCGTAGTTTTTTGGTATCTGGACAATAGCTATCTCGGAAAAACAACGAATTTTCACGAAATTACCATGTTGCCTTCAGAAGGTGTGCATACCATTACGGTTATTGATGAGGAGGGTAATGAAAAATCGATTTTTATTGAGGTAGAGAAAACTTCATAA
- a CDS encoding alpha-2-macroglobulin family protein, translated as MTFPRILFLLLAVLVLGCKNKQEDAKTQKENLLKFRAYVSDVSAGIISAKSDVRVVLRNPSNKLKENMVLDDGLFTVSPHTDGKVVALNNQTIAFIPEKGFQQDKEYTFELDLDRLIDDLPSEFKDFSFQVKTIKQEFNVTTENLQSYSKSWQYLEGNLRSSDVISLKEAEGLVTAYQNGKSLDIKFDETVGEGTQMPFKIDSIQRFDDDSTIEIQWDGHPLGLNDKGEAKVTIPGKNNFSVVDIHTFQGENQYLEINFSDPLNKTQNLDGLITLEGSEKMKFIIDGNILKAYPSEKIKGVSQLNIFQGVQSSDGYKLKNIFSENIAFEQLKPQVRLLSSGTILPSSNNLKINFEAVNLKAVDVTVIKIYQNNILQYLQNEDINGTGNLRTVARPVAKKAIQLQSNLTKNTGNWRAYAIDLRELISPDPGAIYRVEFSFGRNYSAYRCDNNEDNTVFQLNNYDDYKEEVASSEEWNPTENYSYYNDYYEDYNWNERENPCSNSYYHNKTVKTNVIASDIGLTVKKGKNESYFVVVNNLITTDPLAGTKVTFYNYQQQPLGDLITDATGTSIFDAPAPVYFAVAERNNQKTYIKLNDGNALSVSKFDVAGRELQKGIKGFIYGERGVWRPGDSIFLNFILNDQNNRIPESHPVKFELIDPYGKIVDKKSVNNSIGGFYNFNTSTNSSAPTGKWTAKIHVGGATFTKQLNIETIKPNRLKIKVDFNQEILSSKSPIQGNMAVNWLHGAIAKNMKSDIKVRFSASKTNFEGFPKYTFDDPTRKFTAEDQTVFEGNVNTEGKASFSLKPQLENKAPGMLNASFITKVYETGGDFSTDVFSKPYSPYHTYVGLRVPDGDAARNMLLTDEKHTFEVATVDEQGQPKAVENLKVSVYKIDWRWWWDTSEDNLSTFNADDYQEEVYSKKINTNSKGNATFNFELKYPEWGRYLVRAEDPKSGHTTGETVYFDWPGWAGKSKNQDPEAATMLVFSADKESYKVGENATVTFPSSEGGRALVTVENGNEVLNSMWIIPQEGETKFEIPIEALYTPNVYIHISLLQPHASTVSDVPIRMYGVIPISVTNPETILEPTISMPNSLKPEESFKVKVAEKNGKAMTYTLAVVDEGLLDLTRFKTPNPWDHFFAREALGVKTWDIYDEVIGAFGGRVDQVFSIGGDGMAAGAKNKKANRFKPMVVYLGPFELSENSSKTHTIHVPKYVGAVRTMVIAGNVEKNAYGIAENSTPVKKPVMVLASAPRKITPKEKVTLPVTVFAMEKNIKNVTVTLEENNKYTIVGDKTKTVTFDQPDEKMVYFDFQVNNISGIGEIKVNARANGEKASYEIELDVVNPNPYSTIVKEAILEPNGTQEISFETFGIDGSNSAQIEFSTLPPMNFTSRLEYLIKYPHGCVEQTTSAAFPQLYLTDIFDLTFAKKKDIQKNIEKAINRLQNFQLPNGGFSYWQGQNNASDWGTSYAGHFLLEAEKKGYVLPISFKSKWISYQQQMAKQWRYTHNGSGLSQAYRLYSLALSGNADVSSMNRLRETSSISNEAKHRLAAAYALIGQKEAAKTIFNTANINFAPVEYDYYTYGSTERNKAMALETLIVLKDKKAAQELAQLIAKDLASNTWMSTQTTAYGLLSMAKFAKYVGGKGIQLSYSFNQENTSIETDKTLANRNLSIKKGSNVISITNKKDNTVFVRVLNTGKLPVGEEKTESRNLNSVVAFKGVDGKPIDITNLTQGTNFIAEVTITNTKAEAIKNVALTEIFPSGWELINTRFTDIGAFEENKAKYTDLRDDRANFYFDLKENESKTFRILLNASYLGSYYLPGIQAEAMYDDDFMVRTKGKWINVTP; from the coding sequence ATGACTTTTCCAAGAATTTTATTTTTACTGCTGGCCGTTTTGGTGCTAGGCTGTAAAAACAAACAAGAGGATGCCAAAACTCAAAAGGAAAACCTCCTTAAGTTTCGCGCCTATGTTTCTGATGTTTCCGCTGGCATCATTTCAGCCAAGTCGGATGTTCGTGTGGTATTGAGAAATCCTTCAAACAAACTTAAAGAGAACATGGTTTTAGACGACGGGCTCTTCACAGTATCCCCACACACCGATGGAAAAGTTGTAGCCTTAAACAACCAAACCATTGCTTTCATTCCAGAAAAAGGGTTTCAGCAGGATAAAGAATATACGTTTGAATTGGATCTAGACCGATTGATAGACGACCTTCCATCGGAGTTTAAAGATTTTTCTTTTCAAGTAAAAACCATTAAGCAGGAGTTTAATGTAACCACGGAAAACTTACAGTCGTATTCCAAAAGCTGGCAGTACTTGGAAGGAAATCTGCGCAGTAGCGATGTAATAAGTTTAAAAGAAGCAGAAGGATTGGTAACTGCTTATCAAAATGGGAAAAGCCTAGATATAAAATTTGATGAAACTGTTGGAGAAGGAACACAGATGCCTTTTAAAATAGATAGCATTCAACGTTTCGACGACGATTCTACCATAGAAATTCAATGGGATGGCCACCCGCTCGGGCTCAATGACAAAGGAGAAGCAAAAGTTACCATTCCTGGAAAAAACAATTTCTCTGTGGTCGATATTCACACCTTTCAGGGTGAGAACCAATATTTGGAAATTAATTTCTCCGATCCGCTTAACAAAACACAGAACTTAGACGGTTTAATTACTTTGGAAGGTTCAGAAAAAATGAAATTTATTATCGATGGCAACATTTTAAAAGCATATCCCAGTGAAAAAATTAAAGGTGTTAGTCAGCTTAATATCTTTCAAGGCGTACAAAGTTCAGATGGCTATAAGCTAAAAAATATTTTTAGTGAAAATATTGCCTTCGAGCAATTAAAGCCCCAAGTGCGCTTGCTTAGCAGCGGAACGATATTACCCTCTTCCAACAATCTTAAAATTAATTTTGAAGCCGTAAACCTAAAGGCGGTAGATGTAACTGTTATAAAGATATATCAAAACAATATTCTTCAGTATTTACAAAATGAAGACATCAACGGGACAGGCAATCTTAGAACAGTGGCAAGGCCCGTAGCCAAAAAAGCCATTCAATTACAAAGCAATCTTACCAAAAATACGGGTAATTGGCGTGCATATGCAATAGATTTACGAGAGCTTATTTCCCCAGATCCCGGAGCAATTTACCGTGTGGAGTTTTCCTTCGGAAGAAATTACAGCGCCTACCGATGCGATAACAATGAAGATAATACAGTTTTTCAGCTAAACAATTACGACGATTACAAGGAAGAAGTAGCTTCATCTGAGGAATGGAACCCTACTGAAAACTACAGTTATTACAACGATTATTACGAAGATTACAATTGGAATGAAAGGGAGAATCCTTGCAGCAACTCCTATTACCACAACAAAACAGTTAAAACAAATGTAATTGCAAGCGATATTGGCTTAACCGTAAAAAAAGGAAAGAATGAAAGCTATTTTGTAGTAGTCAATAATTTAATAACTACCGATCCCCTTGCCGGTACCAAAGTTACTTTTTACAACTACCAACAACAGCCTTTGGGAGATTTAATAACCGATGCCACAGGAACCTCCATTTTCGATGCTCCAGCACCGGTTTATTTTGCGGTGGCCGAAAGAAACAATCAAAAAACCTATATTAAGCTTAACGACGGCAATGCACTTTCGGTAAGTAAATTTGATGTAGCGGGAAGAGAACTTCAAAAAGGGATTAAAGGGTTTATCTATGGTGAAAGGGGTGTTTGGAGACCTGGTGATTCCATTTTCTTGAATTTTATTTTAAACGACCAAAACAATAGAATTCCGGAATCGCATCCAGTAAAATTCGAGTTGATTGACCCTTACGGGAAAATAGTGGATAAAAAATCGGTTAACAATAGTATTGGAGGCTTTTATAATTTTAATACTTCCACAAACTCCAGTGCCCCAACAGGTAAATGGACTGCTAAAATTCATGTGGGCGGCGCCACTTTTACCAAACAGCTGAATATTGAAACCATAAAACCCAACCGTTTAAAAATTAAGGTAGATTTTAATCAAGAGATCCTATCCTCCAAAAGCCCTATTCAAGGAAATATGGCGGTTAATTGGCTGCATGGCGCCATTGCCAAAAACATGAAAAGCGATATTAAAGTACGTTTTTCAGCTTCCAAAACCAATTTCGAAGGTTTTCCAAAATATACTTTCGACGATCCTACCCGAAAGTTTACGGCTGAAGATCAAACAGTTTTCGAAGGAAACGTTAATACCGAAGGAAAGGCCAGTTTTAGTTTAAAACCTCAACTGGAAAATAAAGCGCCAGGAATGCTGAATGCTTCCTTCATCACCAAAGTATATGAAACCGGTGGGGATTTTAGTACCGATGTTTTTTCAAAACCATACTCTCCCTACCATACGTATGTTGGCTTAAGGGTACCCGATGGGGATGCCGCTAGAAACATGCTTCTAACCGATGAAAAACACACATTTGAAGTAGCTACAGTTGATGAGCAGGGGCAGCCAAAGGCGGTAGAAAATCTTAAAGTTTCCGTTTATAAAATTGATTGGAGATGGTGGTGGGATACCTCTGAAGATAACCTATCAACGTTTAATGCCGATGATTATCAAGAAGAGGTATATTCCAAAAAAATAAACACAAATAGTAAGGGGAATGCCACTTTTAATTTCGAGTTAAAATATCCCGAATGGGGGCGTTATTTAGTAAGGGCTGAAGATCCTAAAAGCGGACATACAACTGGGGAAACCGTCTATTTCGATTGGCCTGGTTGGGCTGGAAAGTCCAAAAATCAAGATCCAGAAGCAGCAACTATGCTCGTTTTTTCTGCTGATAAAGAAAGTTACAAAGTAGGTGAAAACGCCACCGTTACTTTTCCTTCCAGTGAAGGTGGGAGAGCGTTAGTAACTGTAGAAAATGGAAATGAAGTTTTAAATTCTATGTGGATTATACCGCAAGAGGGAGAAACCAAATTTGAAATCCCTATCGAAGCACTCTACACTCCAAACGTTTACATACATATCTCCTTGTTGCAACCACATGCATCCACAGTAAGCGATGTACCCATACGTATGTACGGGGTTATTCCCATTTCGGTAACCAATCCAGAAACTATTTTAGAACCTACCATTAGCATGCCCAACTCCCTTAAACCAGAAGAAAGTTTTAAAGTAAAAGTAGCCGAGAAAAATGGAAAGGCGATGACGTATACTTTAGCCGTTGTAGATGAAGGTTTATTGGATCTAACACGATTTAAAACACCCAATCCTTGGGATCATTTTTTTGCCAGGGAAGCTTTAGGGGTAAAAACTTGGGACATTTACGATGAGGTAATTGGAGCATTTGGCGGCAGAGTCGATCAAGTTTTTAGCATTGGTGGAGATGGAATGGCCGCAGGGGCAAAGAACAAAAAGGCGAATAGGTTTAAGCCGATGGTCGTTTATTTGGGTCCGTTTGAACTTTCAGAAAACAGCAGCAAAACCCACACGATACACGTTCCAAAATATGTTGGGGCGGTTCGCACTATGGTTATTGCAGGAAATGTAGAAAAGAACGCCTATGGGATTGCCGAAAATTCCACTCCTGTGAAAAAACCCGTAATGGTTTTGGCTTCGGCTCCCAGAAAAATTACACCCAAAGAAAAAGTAACCCTTCCGGTAACTGTTTTTGCGATGGAAAAAAATATCAAAAACGTTACTGTTACGTTAGAAGAAAACAACAAATACACCATAGTGGGCGATAAGACCAAAACGGTAACCTTCGACCAACCAGATGAAAAAATGGTGTACTTCGATTTTCAGGTAAATAATATTTCGGGAATAGGAGAAATAAAAGTAAACGCAAGGGCAAATGGCGAAAAGGCATCTTATGAAATTGAATTGGACGTAGTAAATCCAAATCCGTATTCCACAATTGTAAAAGAAGCGATCTTAGAACCGAATGGAACGCAGGAAATTTCTTTTGAAACCTTTGGAATTGATGGAAGCAACAGCGCCCAAATAGAATTTTCTACGCTTCCCCCCATGAATTTTACAAGTCGACTGGAATATCTCATTAAATATCCTCACGGTTGTGTGGAGCAAACAACATCGGCTGCTTTTCCTCAACTCTATTTAACTGATATTTTTGATTTGACCTTTGCTAAAAAGAAAGACATTCAGAAAAATATTGAAAAAGCGATTAACCGACTCCAAAATTTTCAATTACCAAACGGCGGCTTCTCCTACTGGCAAGGACAAAACAATGCCAGTGACTGGGGAACTTCCTACGCTGGCCACTTTTTACTGGAGGCCGAAAAGAAAGGTTATGTGTTGCCTATCAGTTTTAAATCCAAATGGATAAGCTATCAGCAGCAAATGGCAAAACAATGGCGGTATACCCACAACGGTTCAGGTCTATCGCAGGCTTACCGATTATACTCATTGGCATTATCGGGCAATGCCGATGTTTCTTCCATGAATCGTCTAAGGGAAACTTCCAGTATTTCCAATGAAGCAAAACATAGATTGGCGGCTGCCTACGCACTTATTGGTCAAAAGGAGGCCGCAAAAACTATTTTTAATACTGCCAACATAAATTTTGCCCCTGTGGAATACGATTATTATACCTATGGTTCGACCGAAAGAAATAAAGCCATGGCGTTGGAAACCCTTATCGTATTAAAAGATAAAAAGGCAGCACAGGAGTTGGCGCAGCTAATAGCCAAAGATTTAGCTTCCAATACCTGGATGAGTACACAAACCACCGCATATGGATTACTTTCCATGGCCAAATTCGCCAAATATGTGGGAGGAAAAGGAATTCAGCTTTCTTATTCCTTTAATCAGGAAAATACTTCCATTGAAACCGACAAAACCCTTGCCAACAGAAATCTTTCCATAAAAAAAGGTTCGAACGTCATCAGTATAACTAACAAAAAGGACAATACTGTTTTTGTAAGGGTATTAAATACCGGAAAATTACCAGTTGGCGAAGAAAAAACTGAAAGTAGGAATTTAAATTCGGTTGTAGCTTTTAAAGGTGTGGATGGAAAACCTATCGACATAACAAACCTTACGCAAGGAACCAATTTTATTGCAGAAGTCACCATTACAAACACGAAGGCAGAAGCGATAAAAAATGTGGCACTTACAGAAATTTTCCCTAGTGGATGGGAACTTATAAATACCAGGTTTACGGATATTGGGGCGTTTGAAGAAAACAAGGCCAAATATACCGATTTAAGGGATGACCGTGCCAATTTTTATTTTGACTTAAAGGAAAATGAAAGTAAGACTTTTAGAATTTTATTGAATGCTTCCTATCTCGGCAGCTACTATTTACCGGGAATACAAGCGGAAGCCATGTATGACGATGATTTTATGGTAAGAACTAAAGGAAAATGGATAAACGTAACACCATAA
- a CDS encoding isoaspartyl peptidase/L-asparaginase family protein: MKKIALFLFSIFIFSSCEQKKAAEAPENTAEKKQKINENNFGIVIHGGAGTILKENMSDSLEIAYKEKLEEAIKTGYTILEKGGTSLEAVEKTINVMENSPLFNAGKGAVFTNDGKNELDASIMDGKTLNAGAVAGVTNVKNPINLAREVMANSEHVMFARKGAEQFAKEQGIELVDPSYFYTDNRMKSLKRAQEREKVELDHDDQTAFYDPYIKDEKFGTVGCAALDKNGNLAAGTSTGGMTNKRWGRVGDAPIIGAGTYANNKTCAVSSTGWGEFFIRGVIAYDISAMMEYGNKTLQEAARTVIQDKLPEMGGNGGIIAIDHKGNVAMEFNTAGMYRASMNSDGELYIGIYNN, encoded by the coding sequence ATGAAAAAAATTGCATTATTCCTATTCAGTATTTTTATTTTCTCTTCCTGCGAACAGAAAAAAGCAGCGGAAGCCCCCGAAAACACTGCAGAAAAAAAACAAAAAATTAATGAAAATAATTTTGGAATTGTAATTCACGGTGGAGCAGGTACCATTTTAAAGGAAAATATGAGCGATTCCCTTGAAATCGCCTACAAAGAAAAGCTTGAAGAAGCCATAAAAACCGGTTATACTATTTTAGAAAAAGGAGGAACCAGCTTAGAAGCGGTAGAAAAAACCATTAACGTAATGGAAAACTCCCCTCTTTTTAATGCTGGAAAAGGAGCTGTATTTACCAATGATGGCAAAAATGAACTCGACGCCTCCATAATGGATGGTAAAACTTTAAATGCAGGAGCAGTAGCGGGTGTTACAAATGTAAAAAACCCCATTAATTTGGCTAGGGAGGTTATGGCAAACTCAGAGCATGTTATGTTTGCACGGAAAGGTGCTGAACAATTCGCAAAAGAACAGGGAATAGAATTGGTGGACCCCTCTTATTTTTATACTGACAACAGAATGAAATCGCTTAAAAGAGCGCAGGAAAGAGAAAAGGTAGAACTGGATCACGACGACCAAACTGCATTTTACGATCCTTATATTAAAGACGAGAAATTTGGAACTGTGGGTTGCGCAGCACTCGATAAAAATGGGAATTTGGCAGCTGGAACTTCAACTGGGGGAATGACGAATAAGCGTTGGGGCCGTGTGGGCGATGCTCCTATAATTGGTGCAGGAACGTATGCCAATAATAAAACCTGTGCCGTTTCTTCCACCGGTTGGGGAGAATTTTTTATCCGTGGAGTCATAGCCTACGATATTTCTGCCATGATGGAATATGGTAACAAAACCTTACAAGAAGCTGCTAGAACGGTTATCCAGGATAAGCTACCAGAAATGGGCGGCAACGGTGGAATTATTGCCATAGACCACAAAGGAAATGTAGCAATGGAGTTTAATACGGCAGGTATGTATCGGGCTTCCATGAATAGCGATGGAGAACTTTACATCGGTATTTATAACAACTAG
- a CDS encoding CAP domain-containing protein produces the protein MRKSILFIQFAIALLLVSSCSNESIQDEGLVEQTLLQTSVKEVEQDVHTIVNAFRIKEGLEALAFSEEAYSYAEEQTQFMINTGSFKHNNFNERASSLAQLVDAQAVAENIAKDYSTAEEAVNGWVTSPGHLKNIMGNFTHTSVSVANDKNGKLYYTQIFYRIDSE, from the coding sequence ATGAGAAAAAGTATTTTGTTCATTCAATTTGCAATTGCCTTGTTGCTCGTGAGTTCGTGCTCGAACGAAAGTATACAGGATGAAGGTTTGGTAGAACAGACCTTATTACAAACTTCCGTTAAAGAAGTGGAACAAGATGTTCACACAATAGTGAATGCCTTTCGAATTAAAGAAGGGCTTGAAGCATTGGCTTTTAGCGAAGAGGCCTATAGTTATGCGGAAGAGCAAACGCAGTTCATGATAAATACCGGGAGTTTTAAACACAACAATTTCAATGAAAGGGCTTCATCCTTGGCTCAGCTAGTCGATGCCCAAGCTGTGGCAGAAAATATCGCGAAGGATTATTCAACGGCTGAGGAAGCTGTAAATGGTTGGGTTACCAGTCCCGGTCATCTTAAAAACATAATGGGCAATTTTACGCACACTTCCGTAAGTGTGGCAAACGATAAAAATGGTAAGTTGTATTATACACAGATTTTCTATCGAATAGATTCAGAATAA
- a CDS encoding 3-hydroxyanthranilate 3,4-dioxygenase: MAVKKPFNLNKWVEENRDLLKPPVGNKNLYKDADDYIVMIVGGPNARKDYHYNETEELFYQLEGEIEVHIQEDGKKQTMKLSAGDMYLHPAKVPHSPVRKEGSIGLVVERKRAHLDGKDGLLWFCDNCNNKLYEVYFPLNDIEKDFLKHFKHFYGSKELRTCNNCGTVMPVDKRFVAEEGQ, from the coding sequence ATGGCCGTTAAGAAACCGTTCAATTTAAATAAATGGGTGGAAGAGAATAGAGATCTTTTAAAACCCCCTGTAGGAAATAAAAATCTATACAAAGATGCAGATGATTATATTGTTATGATTGTCGGTGGGCCTAATGCCAGAAAAGATTATCATTACAACGAAACCGAAGAGCTTTTCTACCAATTGGAAGGCGAAATAGAAGTTCATATCCAAGAAGATGGTAAAAAACAGACTATGAAGTTAAGTGCTGGTGATATGTATTTGCATCCTGCCAAAGTTCCTCACAGTCCCGTTAGAAAAGAAGGCTCCATTGGGTTGGTGGTAGAAAGGAAACGTGCCCACTTAGACGGGAAAGATGGATTGCTTTGGTTTTGCGATAATTGCAATAATAAATTGTATGAGGTTTATTTTCCGTTAAACGATATTGAAAAGGATTTTCTTAAGCATTTTAAACATTTCTACGGAAGCAAAGAATTGCGAACTTGCAATAACTGTGGTACCGTAATGCCTGTTGATAAACGTTTTGTTGCGGAAGAAGGCCAGTAA